Proteins from a single region of Runella sp. SP2:
- a CDS encoding acetyl-CoA C-acetyltransferase, whose product MAEAFVYDAVRTPRGRGKSDGSLHEVQPVQLLTSVLKAIQERNQLDTSFVDDVIMGCVTPVGEQGADIARTAVIEAGYAESVAGVQLNRFCSSGLEAINQAAAYVMSGQVDMVIAGGVESMSRVPMGTDGGALFMNPQIVARHNIVPQGISADLIATKYGYARRDVDSYAAESYRRAVEAQKDNRFAKSLVPYKDEIGITLLDRDEGVRPGTTVDSLAALKPAFEMMGSMGLDALALMKYAEIDKINHVHHAGNSSQIVDGAAGILIGSKEIGDQLGLRPRAKIKAFAIVGSEPTIMLTGPVPATHKVLKKAGMSIHDIDLFEVNEAFAAIPLFFMEQLGVDHAKVNVNGGAIALGHPLGATGAIISATLIDELERSDKQFGLSTLCIGGGMGIATIFERVN is encoded by the coding sequence ATGGCCGAAGCATTTGTTTATGACGCAGTTCGTACCCCTCGCGGGCGTGGGAAATCGGACGGTTCTTTGCACGAAGTTCAACCCGTTCAACTGCTTACATCTGTTCTAAAAGCAATACAAGAACGTAACCAACTTGATACCAGTTTTGTCGATGATGTCATTATGGGCTGCGTCACGCCCGTTGGCGAGCAAGGGGCCGACATTGCCCGTACGGCCGTCATTGAAGCAGGCTATGCCGAGTCAGTGGCAGGTGTACAGCTCAACCGTTTTTGTTCATCGGGCTTAGAGGCCATCAACCAAGCCGCCGCTTACGTGATGTCAGGCCAAGTCGATATGGTGATTGCAGGAGGTGTAGAGTCGATGAGTCGCGTACCGATGGGAACCGACGGCGGGGCATTGTTTATGAACCCTCAGATTGTGGCCCGTCATAACATCGTTCCCCAAGGAATCTCGGCCGACCTGATTGCGACCAAATACGGTTACGCTCGCCGCGACGTTGACAGCTACGCGGCCGAATCTTACCGACGGGCCGTAGAAGCTCAAAAGGACAATCGTTTTGCCAAATCACTTGTTCCTTATAAAGATGAAATAGGCATTACCCTCCTCGACCGCGACGAAGGGGTTCGCCCAGGCACTACTGTTGACTCTTTGGCGGCTTTAAAACCTGCTTTTGAAATGATGGGAAGCATGGGGCTGGATGCTTTGGCATTGATGAAATATGCCGAAATTGATAAAATTAATCACGTTCACCACGCAGGAAATTCTTCTCAAATTGTGGACGGTGCTGCTGGAATTTTGATTGGTTCAAAAGAAATCGGTGACCAACTCGGTCTGCGTCCACGCGCCAAAATCAAAGCCTTTGCTATCGTTGGTTCAGAGCCAACCATCATGCTTACGGGGCCTGTGCCTGCCACCCACAAAGTGCTTAAAAAAGCAGGAATGAGCATCCATGACATTGATTTGTTTGAAGTAAACGAAGCCTTTGCCGCCATTCCTTTGTTTTTTATGGAGCAATTGGGCGTTGACCACGCCAAAGTCAACGTCAACGGTGGAGCAATTGCCTTGGGGCACCCGCTAGGCGCAACGGGGGCTATTATTTCCGCTACCTTGATTGATGAATTGGAACGTTCTGATAAACAATTCGGTCTTTCTACCCTTTGTATTGGCGGCGGAATGGGCATTGCCACCATTTTTGAGCGCGTCAATTAG